The DNA window TTGTACTGCATTGGAAAGGAACAAATTCGAGAAGTCAGCCTATATTATTTTTAGCTCATTTAGATGTAGTAAATCCCGGAGATGAAAAACGTTGGAAACAGTCTCCTTTCTTAGGAACTATTCACGATAAAAGATTATATGGCAGGGGAACTTTGGATATGAAGAACATGCTGCATGGAATATTAGAAACCTGTGATGAATATATAAAAAAAGGTTTTGTTCCAACGCGTGATATATACCTTGCTTTTGGACAGGATGAAGAGGTAGGAGGTAAAGAAGGTGCTGTTAAAATTGCTCAATATTTTAAAGCTGAAGGATTAAGATTTGAAGCAATATTTGATGAAGGAGGACTTGTAGCCAAAAAAGGAAGTTTGAAAGGTATTCAAAGTGATATTGCAATGATCGGAGTAGGCGAAAAAGGATTTCTATCAGCTGTCATTAGGGTCAAAGGAAATGGGGGACATTCATCCATGCCACCACTCGAATCGACTATGGGACAGGCAGCTCAGATCATGATAAACTTGGAAAAGAATCAAATGCCACTCAGATTAGTTCCCAGTATTGAGATTTTTCTAAGTAATATTGGTGGAGCAATGTCATTTCCTAGTAGATTGGCAATAGCCAATCAATGGTTGATGAAACCTATATTACTAGAACAACTCGCAAAAAATCCGGCAACTAATGCGATTGTTCGCACAACAACTGCACTCACAATGATGAAAGGAAGTGAGGGAACTAATGTAATAGCACCAGAAGTCGAATTTGTTGTAAACTTTCGAATTCTTCCGGGTGATACGGTAGAAGATGTACGTTTACATATAAAAGAAGCCTCTAAAGATTATGTGGTAGAAATTAAAGAAGTAAGTAATACACGAGGTGCTTCTAATATTTCAAAAACAGATGTCTCTGCTTATAAAACCCTTGAAAAAGTTATACAAGAAATTTATCCTGAAGCTATTGTAAGTCCCTATATTACAATTGGAGGAACCGATGCTTTTAAATATGGGGACTTGAGTGATAACATTTACCGATTCAACCCGGTTATATTAGACGCAGTTGAACGAACCAGTATACATAATTACAATGAATCAATTCATCTTGAAAATTATCAAAGAACGATTCATTATTATAGATTACTTATAGACCAATTCAATAAATAATAACTTACTAACTATGACTTGCAAATTGTAAGTCATAGAGTTTTTTATATTTCCCTCCTTTTTCCATTAGCTCGGCATGAGTACCTGCTTCCAGTATTTCTCCATCCTCCATATAGCAGATTCGATCCGCAACCTGTATAGTGGAAAGCCTGTGTGCAATAATAATAGTAGTTCGATTCTTATAAAGTCTTTCAAGAGCCATTTGGACAAGGCGCTCAGATTCCGTATCGAGTGCGGAAGTAGCTTCGTCTAAAATCAAGATTTGGGGATTTAAAATTAAAGCGCGAGCAATAGATATTCTCTGTCTTTGTCCCCCGGATAACATAACTCCCCTTTCTCCGACAAGTGTATCCAGACCTTCATCAAATTTACTAATAAACTCCATAGCATAGGCTTCTTCGGCTGCACGAACAATTTGCTCTTCTGTAGCAGAAGAACTTCCATATGCTATATTGCTCCTGATACTGGCATTAAACAAAAAGACCTGCTGTGATACTACCGCAATACTTCTCCTTAGAGAGGAGAGCTTCATATTTCGAATATCCGTTCCATCAAATAAAATATATCCTTCTGTAGGATCTATAAAACGGGGAATTAACTCGGCCAGTGTAGACTTCCCTGCCCCGCTCTCTCCGACCAGGGCAACAGTCTCCCCTGTCTTTATCTGTAAATTTACGCTTTTTAAGGTAAGTTTATTTGATCCGGGATAAGCATAAGATAAATCTTTTATTAGAATACCCTGATTTAATTTTTTAAATATCTGCGGATTTTCCACATCAACTATATCCGGCTCGGAATCCAAGATTTCAAATACACGTTCCCCGGCTGAACGTGAACTCTGTATAAGATTATACATTACACTGAGTTGCTTTATTGGGCGCATAATGAAAATCAGGGTCAAGAAAAATGCCATAAAGGAACCACGGGATATACTTTCCTGAGAAATAAGGAAAGCTCCATAGGCAAGAAAAATAGCAGATAAAATAGAGCCCGAGAATTCTACAATAGAAGGGCCTAATTGATGATAAAAATGCCCCTTGAAAGTTTTGGCTGCTAACTCTTCGCTAATTTTCCTGAAACGAAGGGACTCTTTCTTTTCCATAGAAAAAGCTCGAATTACCCGTATACCGGCCAGTACTTCCTGTAGATGTCCATTGAGTTCAGACAAGCGCTCCTGCTGACTTTTTGTAGCCTTCCGAATTTTCTCTGCAAATGCAGAAATCGGTCCCATAATAAGAGGCATAATAACAAAAACCAGTATAAACATTTTCCAACTTAAAAATAACAGAAGAAGAAGATGGGTAAGCACATAAAAAAAGTCATTAATGGCATCCTTCAAATCAGAACTTATTGTCCTGGCCAGTATATCAACATCATTAATGATGCGACTCATCAGTATTCCCGTCTTTTCCCGAACAAAGAGGTTTAGAGGAAGAATTTGTAATCGTTTATAAAGCTCGAATCTCAGGTCACGAATCGCGTAAAATCCAGCCGAGTTAATACAAAAAATAGCCCCGGTCAGACATATAAGTTTTAAAAGATAAATAGGAAATACAAGCTTTATGAAAAACCATACAGTTTCTCCCGGATTCATTTCTGAAAATTTTTGGTTGACCTTCGTTTTATAGTGTGCGAGGAGATATTCAATGGCTTCAATTTTACTAAAAGTTTTACCTGATTCTTTCTGGCTCAAAAGTTCTTTATCTCTTTTGGTAACAGCAATTTGAAACTTATAGTTTGAATTTTTACTCAAAGAATCAAAAATGGGTATCATGCTTGTTAATGATGCTCCATTGAAAATTGAAACCAGAAATGATAAGAAGATACCTATGATTAATCTGTATTTATATTTGAAAGAATACTTTAGAAGTCTTTTGTATATCGACATGCCCGGGTTTTCTTTTCCTTCTAAGTTTAAGAGAACATATAAAATATTTCTACTCTTATTGTCCTTACTTTTTTGCAAACCACAGAGCGATTTTCAAGATAAAAATGTTCTCAGACTCGGTATAAGTTCGGAGCCGAGCAAACTCGATCCAATATTTGCAACGGATCTTAGTTTTCAAAAAATTAGTATTCTTCTTTTTCCGAGACTTTTTACCGAAACCGGCCTGGAGGATTTTTCTATGGTTCAATCTTATACAGAAAAGCCAGGTGGAATTTTAAGAATAAAGCTGAAAAAGCTCTTAGATAAAAATGAAAATTCTCTGAATGCGGAAGATGTGCAATATTGCTTAAATCGCCTGCGTACTCAAACCGGTCCCAAGAAAAGCTTATATGCAAGAATCAAATCAATAAAAATATTGGGAACGAATGAAGTAGAAATACAATTTTTATACTCAAAAGAAAGGCTATTAGAATTACTCTCCCAGGCTTCAGCAGGAATCTATAGCCGTTCTATCCATGAAAAAGAAGGAACCTTTCATTCAGCAGGACCTTATCATATTACCCACTGGATAAAAAATAATCAAATCGAGTTATCAAGAAACCCAAATTTTATTAGCAATTCTCCCCTACCCTCTACATTGATATTGCAGACAATAACGGAGTCTACTATCGCAATTTATCTTTTCTCTAAAAATCGGTTGGATAGTTTTAAGCTACCTTATTTTCTAAGTTCTCACCCTGCAACAGAGAAAGGAAAAATGTATACTTTAGAAAGTCGCTCGGTACAATATATTGCGATAAATGCGAGAGAAAAATGTTTCGATATTTCCTTTCGAAAAGCTCTTAATTATGCCGTAAATAAAAAACTCATTATTGATAAGCTATTTTCTTCCCGAGCGAAAGAAACCTATGCTTCTATACCATTAGATTTTTATAATAATTTAAATATCCAAACAGTTCCGACTTATCCTTTTGATGTAAAAAAAGCGAAATATTTATTAAAACAGTCTGCCTGTTATCCGGCAATTCTGAACCGAACTTTGGAGTTTCGAATGAAATCGGATGATGAAAATAAAGCCAAAGGTGCTGTTTTAGTCCAGTATCTTAAAAACATAGGCCTTAGAATTAAAATCATTCCACTAGAAAAAACTAAATTATATAAAGAAAATGGAGAAGGAAAAGGAGATCTGACCCTTTTAACCTGGTACATTGACTATAATTCTATTTATAATTTTATAGACCCTCTTTTTTACTCTAAAGCCATGGGAAATGGAGGTAATCGCGCATTATATGCAAATATACTAATTGATAAATTTATTGAAAATTACAGAAACAAGGATCATATTCCTATAGAAAAACAGAGAAAAAATCTGGAAACCATCACACATCATCTGTATGAAGAGGCCCCCTGGATTTTTCTCTGGTCTTTAGATGAAACCTACTTAACCTCTAACAAATTTAATTTGTTCCGGGATTCGGCGAAGTTGTTTCTGTTTTAGGACTTTCATTTTTATCTATATTAAAATTCGGAGGATTTTTTTCTTCCGATGGAGGATTAACCGGTTCCTGGTTTACTTTCTCTTTTAGCTCAGTACTTATTTCCTTATTTTCTTCTACAAATCCACCTTCATCTCCTGAACTCGGAGGGGGTGAATTTGTATCCGGTAGCTCTTTTATTTCTTCTATCGGCTCATCAATTGTTTCTAAGGTTTCATCAAAAGGATTAATTAAACTTTCCTCTTCTTCCACAATATTCTCATCCCGGTGAAGCTCTTCTTCTTCAAAGGCAATTCCTTCCTGATTTTCATTACCTTCTCCACGGGTATTGATATAGACACTGCCTGGATCAATACTGGCAACCGGAATTTCTTCTTTCTTCGGTTCATCACCTCTATAATAATACTGAGCATAAACGGGATGAGCACATTCAGGATAATCAACTAATAGTTTACCATTATCCCCACATACATCTACCTGTATATGATCACCCTGTATTGAACTTACAAGATTTTGCCCCATCCCTTTTTTTACTTTAATATAACGAGCATATTTCAACCAGATCTGACCTGTAATCCCGGAACCCGAACCCGGAAAAGGAGCACCCAAATCATTTCCGACCCAAACAGCACTTACATTGGAAGGAAAAACTCCCACAAACCAGGCATCCCGAATACCGGAACGATTACTCCATTTCTTCCGAATTTTCCCCGGAATTTGCACGGTTCCTGTTTTACCGGCCATAGGAAACCATTCACCCTGACTCAATTTTACAGGCATAGTTCCCTCCTCACTCAAAACCGCTTCCATGAGGTTTAAAGCTATAGCACAGGCAACTGAATCAATAATTTGGGTACCTTCTTCCTTATCCTGCTCAAGTGTGTATAGCTTATTTCCGGCACTATCCTCTATTCTTAAAATCTTCTTCGGACTTACTTTTTTTCCACCATTGGCTATCACTGAATAGATGGTTGCCATTTCAACAGGAGTAAGTTCTCCGGAGCCAAGAGCGAGAGACAGGTTTTTACCGAATCTTTTTTCTATGACTTCATAAGGAATACTGAGTATTTCAGAAAGTTTATATAAAAAGTAGTTAACACCAATTTCCTGTAAAAGTTTTACAGGAATCGTGTTTACTGATAAAGCAATAGCCTGTCTTGCGGTTATAGGTCCTTTAAAACCCTTGTACCAGTTTTTGGGAGAATAACCACTTATATTTAGTTTTTCATCGATTACCAGACTTGAAGGATTAATAATTCTCTTTTGTAGGGCAAGAGCATAAACAAGACCTTTTATGGAAGAACCCGGTTGTCTGCGAGCTGCCTCTGCTCTATTTAAACGATAAACAGAAGAAATTCGATAAGCTCCTACCATAGCTTCAATGTATCCATTTACAGGATTCATGGACACAAAACTCCCATTCATGCTATTAATAATTTTGTCTTCGATCTTACTTTCCGCAACACTATTTTTCTTGATATAATAATTTTTTCTATCGTTTAAAGAACCCCTTACTCTTTCGATTCCTTCCCTGAGTGCAGCTTCGGCAATAATTTGTTTTTCGTAATCCAGACTCGTGTATACACGTATATCTTTAGAATCAAGCTCTTCCTGCGGTATCTTATCGAAAACAAATTTTCTAACACTTTCATTAAAGTCAGGAGCATGGTTAATCCTGAATTGTTTATCGTATCCATACTTCCCAATTATGCTGGAATAGTGCTTCCTTTTTTTTTGTTGTGAGTCTTTAACCTCTCTTACCACATACTGATTCATAAACTTCCGAATTTGCTCAGAAATAGTATGCCTGTAACTCTGATCTAATTTTTTCTTGTTAAAATGTAAGTCTGTATTATTGGCCATATCGAACATAACTCGCTTCTGTCTGGCAAGAGCAATATGAAGGTTTTTTACCGGATTGTATACAGAAGGAGCAGGGATAAGACCGACTAAAAGTGCAGCTTCTGCAGGGCTAAGTTCTTTAGCGGATTTACTATAATAAAACCTTGAAGCTTCTTCCAGACCCGTATTTCCTTCTCCCATGTAAATCTGGTTCATATACATAGCCAATATGGATTCTTTATTATAATTACTTTCAATATAGTAAGTACAAAAAACTTCGGAGAGCTTATTCATCAAATTTCTTTCTCCGAGATTTAAAGTTAATTTGGCGAGCTGTTGTGTAATAGTACTTCCCCCCTGAGAAAGACGCATCTTTGCCAGGTTTACTATAAAAGCCCGAAATACAGCAGAAAAATTAATTCCTCCATGTTGAAAAAAATCCCTATCCTCGGAAGATAGTAATGCCCAGATAATGGTTGCATGATCCTTTATATTATCCGTGCGTATGGGTTTAAAACTTTTTCGATTAAACTCACCTATCAATTTTTCATTGATGTCGAATATTTTAATAGGACGACTCTTAATGATGGCAGTCTTGCTACTTACTTCTTTATAATAACTATCAAGATTTTTTATAATCAGATCTCTTTTTTGAAACCACATAATATAAGAAGTAACCAGCATACCGGTCGGAATAAAAAATATAAGAAATATAAAAATTTTCAGAACAAGGAATATATTTTGTTTGTTCCTCTTAAAAAAGCCCGGGTTTGAATTATCTATTGGATTCTCGTTTTCCATATGTTTCTCCTATTTTTAAGAATTCGTACCTGTAAAAATCAAAGACAGACATTCATCTTCTTTTTCCTTCATTTCTAATTCCTCTCTTTCTCCAAGTTCATGATCATATCCTAATAAATGTAGAATACCATGAACCAATAAGCGATAAAATTCATCTATTTCTCCATGCCCTATAGATAAGGCCTGACGCTTTAAAGTATCATAAGAAATTACAATTTCTCCCAATATTGGATAAGGAGTACTAACATTTAGCTTATCATGTATCGGAAGAGAAAGGACATCTGTGCTGGAGTCCTTTTTTCTATAAACTCGATTTATTTCACGAATGCTTTCATCATCAGTTACAAGCAAAGACAATTCATATTCCGTATATCCACCTACGAAGGACAGAACTTTATCTACATTTATTCTGATTTTCTCTTCATCTAAATCGCAAAAATAAGAAAGATCAAGCTCAAAATTAAATACCGGCATCCTTTTTCTCCCTTGCTACACTCAGGCTCTTTTTCTTGGATGCAGTCTTTTTCTTTCTTACTTTTTTCTTTGAAACTATTGTCTTAATTTCTAAATTTTCTATCTCAGTATTCTTTTGAAGATGAGGAAGCACTTTCTCGCCTGTGTCTATACTTTTTTCAGACACGCTTTTATCCTCAGGAGATTTATTTTCTTGTTCTGATTTGTCCTGTTCGGATACTTCTTTTCCCTCTAATTTTTTTGTTTCTTCCGGCTTTGGATATTTCGGCCTGGAATGCAGACTTGATAGTAGAACTTCTTTGAAGGATGATTTAATGATTAAGAGGTCTCCAATGGTAAGACCGGACTCGTCTAATTGACTTTCTGCCAGTTTTATATTAATTATTTTTTGTATAAGTTCATCTACACTTTCCGAACTTACCACATCAAGCGAACGACTGGCAGCTTCCACCGAATCAGCGATCATAACGATAGCAGTTTCCTTAGACTGAGGCTTGGGGCCGGGATACTGAAAATCAGATTTTTTAATATTACCTCTCTGTTCATTAGTTAAGTCGGCCAGGGCTTTATGATAAAAAAATGCCATGGTACTCGTGCCGTGGTGTTCCGGGATAAAGTCAATTACCTCTCTCGGAAGACGAGCTTTTTTCGCCATTTCAATCCCATCGGTAACGTGGCGAATCACAACTGAAGCCGCTATGGATGGATTATTCTTATCCACATTTTCCGGTCTGGGAATAAGGTGCTGATTTTCAATAAAGAAACCTGCATTGGGAATCTTTCCTATATCATGGTAATAAACACCTACCCTTGTAAGAAGCCAGTTCAAATTTAAATTTTGAGCTGCTCTTTCAGACATAGCTGCTACCATAAAAGTATGAGTATAGGTAGAAGGAGCCCTGGTAAGAAGGGATTGCAACAGGGGATGACCCGTATCAGCTAATTCCATCAATTTAAAACGAGTAGGAATATTAAACAGATATTCATAAATTGGCAACAAAAATTGAGCGGCAGTAGTGCATATAAAACCGTTGATGAGACAAATTAAATAAAGCTTAAAAATATTAGAATGTAATAGATCGGAAGTAAAACTTCCACTACCCGTACTCACCCAATAGGGTCTGGAATCAAACAAATAACCGCTGGTGGAAACCAACATTTGCATCCCGGCAATTACAAACCCGGATTTAATAAAATCGATTCTTTTGGTAAGTTTCCTACCGTAAATCGAAGCGATGATAGATGTGCAAAAAGAAATAAAGAAAGAGGTTGGATTATAGCGAGAAGAAATAAATACAAATAAAGAGAGATAAAAGCCTATAGCAATAGAAAGTTGTATATCATAAATAAAACTTAAAAGTAAGCCTACCATACCTATTGGTACAAATATAGCAAAATAGTAAACCGATTCGAAATCGCTTTCCGGCTTATAAAAAGCAGCACTGATAAAATATGTGGCAATGGAAACAATCCAGATCATGCTAAATACTACCACATTACTGGATACATCGTTTAAGCGTCGTCTGTCATAGCCTTTCAAGAAAAAGCCAATAATCGAAACAAAAATAACCTGGATAATTAAAAGGGAAAGAATAGAAGTAGTGTTAGCATTCGATGCGTTATCGTTGATAATTTCCAGTTTTTTCTTAATCTCAGGAGTGATGAGTTCTCCCTTTTTGACAACCGTTTCATTAGCTACAATTCTACTTTTTACAACCGGAACTTTATTCATCCTTGCCAGTTTTTCTTTTTCGGTTTCTTCCGGATTATAAATACAGGCAGGAAAGGAGTAAATATAAGATACTACAAATCTTTTAACTATGGGAAGAACATTCGGATCTAATTTAATCTTATCATCTAAGATCCGACCCAGTCTATAAAAGTATTTATTCTTATCATAAATAAACTTACGCGGGAAAATTTTCGTTCCTTCTATGATAGAATTTTTCTCCTGCGAACCTTTATTAACTATATTACCACCTGATTCACTCATCTTACTGTATTCTTCAGGGGTATCCTTCATAATACAATGCGTAGAAAAAAGTAAATTAGTACCTTTTAATACAGCTTTTCGAACCAAATCTTTTCTTTTATAGTTAAGCAATAACTTTAAATCGGCTCGTTCCCTCTTTTTCCAACGAGGATTTTTACTCTTTAATAGAGGAACAATCCGGCTTGCATTTTCATTGGTTCCCAGAGATTCGAGATTATCAAAATCTTCATTGATATAAGAGTTTAAACTGTTTAAAACAGTAAAATCTCTCTCAAAGATATAGGCTGCACTCTGATATGCTTTTTGTCTTTCCAGATTAGTTTTTTGCATATCCTCATAAATAATCTCTTTATTAGAAATTACAGTATCGGGAGCAAAGTTCCCTATGGCAAAGGGAGAATTTTTACCCAGTTCAATTCTTTCCTGGCCCAGATAAGGAGAGGCCACAAAAAAGGTGATCATGATAAGTGTAATGAGGACAAGTATGAGTTGTAATTTTCTTACGAAGGATATGGGTCTGACCCTGGTTAATATATCAGTTATCAAAGCCATGATAGCTTCTAACATTTTCCACATACCTATCCCCTTACATTTATTAGACCAGGCTCTCGAATTTCTTAACTATTACTTCAACAAGAGAGTGTCTGGATATGTCTTCCTTACCAAATTCAACTACCCCTATTTTGTTTGTATCCCGGAAGGCATCTACTACCCTTTGTAAGCCGGATTTCCCGGTCGCAAGGTCAACCTGGGTGACATCACCGGAAACACTCATAACCGAATTTCTTCCGAGTCTTGTCATAAACATCTTAAGTTGGGACATGGTACAGTTTTGAGCTTCATCTAATATAATAAAAGAGTTAGATAAGGTTCTTCCCCTCATAAAAGCAATAGGAGCAATTTCAATTTTATTAACTGAAATAAGTTCCTGTGTTTTTTCAAAACCTATACATTCATACAGAGCATCATAAACCGGTCTTAAGTAGGGATCTACCTTTTGAACCAGATCACCGGGTAAAAATCCCAGAGACTCTCCTGCTTCCACAGCAGGCCGGGTCAGGACAATCCTTTGCACTTCGCCTTCATTCAGAAGGCGACAGGCAGTGGCAATACTTAAAAAAGTTTTTCCTGTTCCCGCCGGTCCGATTCCGAAACTGAGCATATTCTTTAAAAGGCTGGTAATATACTTTTCCTGGTTTCGGGTCCTAGGGTAAATATGTCTTCCACGGAAGGTTGTAAGAATTTTTTCGCTGGGTCTCCAATCGCTTCCGGGTTGACCGTTTTTATGAATCAGGTAGTTTATATCAAAGGAATCGAACTCCTGCTTGTCCGGCCTCCTCTCAAAATTTTCCGTAAGGTTGTTAAAAAATTCAATAGCTTCCTGAACTTTCTTTTTTTCACCACCTAACATCAAGGAGGTTCCGCGGGGGATTATATCGATTTCCAGCTTTTCTTCCAGTTCCGGGACAAGAATATCGTTAATACCGCATACCTTTTCATACAAAGCCTCGTTCAGAAAAGAGAACTTTAGCATTTCAGCGTGTTGTTTTCTGTTATTAGAAGAACTCATTTATATCTTAATATTCCGAATTTTTAATTCGGCAAGCTGTTTTTCATCTACCGGTGTTGGGCATTCGCTCATCATACAGGTTCCTTTTTGCGTTTTAGGGAAAGCAATTACATCCCGAATAGATTGAGACCCGGTCATTAACATGAGAACCCTATCCAGACCGAGAGCAATTCCACCGTGAGGAGGAGCACCGTATTTCAGGGCTTCCAAAAGAAATCCAAATTTCGCTTCAGCTTCTTCTTTTCCTATTCCAATTAGCTCAAAAACCTTTTCCTGTATGGATTCGCTGTGTATCCTGATGCTTCCTCCACCTATTTCGTTCCCATTCAGAACCAGGTCATAGGCTTTGGATAAAAGATCTAACTTTTTAGCCTGCAAATCTTCAAGACTAGCTCCCTCCAGATCCTCATCCCTTGGTGAAGTAAAAGGGTGGTGAACGGCTGCAATTTTGCCTGTAGCCTCATCTTTTTCGAAGAGCGGGAAGTTAACCACCCAGGAAAAATGATAAGAATTTTCAGCAGGAGTATCAAATCTCTCGGAAAGTTTCAAGCGCAGGGCTCCCAGGCTGGAATTTACAATTTTCGGAGTATCGGCCCCAAAAAATAGCATATCACCCGCTTTAGAACCGAGTCTTTCTGCAATTTTCTGCAAACATTCGGAAGAAAAACGCTTGGTTATGGTAGATTCTAAACCCTCATTCCCGTGTTTCATATAAGCAAGACCCTTGGAACGATAGTCCCGTCCGAGCCAGTTCGTCAGGTCTTCTATTTCTTTTCGGGAAATCAAAGAACCTCCCGGAACGCAGATGGCTTTTACCACTCCACCTTTTTGCAGAGCACCGGTAAAAACCTGGAAATCAGAATCAGCGACCAGGTCGGAAACATCATGTAATTGCATTCCAAAACGTAGATCAGGTTTATCGGAACCATATTTTTCCATGGCTTCTTTATAATCGATACGTAAGAAAGGAGCTTTTACCTTGAGACCGAAGGCTTTATCAAAGGTATGAACCACCATTTCTTCGATTTGACTTTGTATATCTTCCTGGTCGATGAAAGAAAACTCCATATCGAGCTGGGTAAATTCCGGTTGTCTGTCTGCTCTCAGATCCTCATCCCTAAAACATTTCACAATTTGGAAATATTTCTCAAAACCTCCCACCATGAGGATCTGTTTAAAAATCTGGGGAGACTGAGGAAGAGCGTAGTATGCTCCCGGATGAAGACGGGAAGGAACTAAGAAGTCTCTGGCTCCTTCCGGTGTAGATTTATTTAAAATGGGTGTTTCGATTTCTAAAAAGCCTTTAGAGTTTAAATATTCCCTCAAAGCAAAAATAAATTGATGACGTTTTATGATTTTATCTTTTAAGGAATCCTTTCTAAATTCAAGATAGCGGTATTTCAGGCGGATTTCTTCCCCGGAATCATCAAACTCGTCTAGGGCAAAAGGAGGAGTTTTGGAAGGATTCAAGTCTTCTATTCTTTCGATAACAAGCTCAAACTCCCCGGTTGGAAGCTTGGGATTAATCGATTCATCGCTTCGTCTTTGCAGAATGCCTTCTACAGCAAGAACATGCTCGGAACGAACGTTTTCAGCGATGCTAAAACCATCTCCGAGATTTTCTTTCCTGGCCACAATCTGGATAATTCCGGTTCTATCACGCAGGTCTATAAAAATGACTCCTCCCTGGTCTCGAAAACGAAAGGCCCAACCACAGAGAAAAACCTTTTTACCAACCTCTGTTTGTTTCATATCCAGAGCCCATTTACGATTTTTAAAATTCTCCTTAACCCAGCTTTTCAATCAATCTTCATCCTTCATTTTTTCTGTAAGGGTTTAAAAAACATTGGATTTAGGCAAGTTAAATATTATTTATAGCCTCGGAGGGTTTTTGGTATGCCAGAACGGGTGCTTCGATTTTTTTTATATCTTTTTTATCCCTTAACTTTACTTTACAGGTTCTTATTTTTTTTAGATAGACTTTTAAAAAAAGAAAATTATGAGCTTAAAGATGCTGTTGTTATCAGTGTAGGAAACTTAAGCACCGGGGGAACCGGAAAAACACCCTTTATTCTTTACTTAATTGATTTTTTCGACAGACATTACCCGGCTTACCGTTCCATTGTATTAAGCAGAGGATATGGTGGAAAAATGAGCGAGCAAGGGATGCAGGTAGAAACCTTCAACTCAACTGAAGACTGTGGAGATGAGCCCTTTCTCATTAAATTTAATCGACCCGAAGCAGAAGTAATTATTGGTAAAAAACGTTATCATGCTTACAGGAAATTTCAAAAAGAGTCTTCCGCTGCAAAAGTAATCTTTTTAGACGATGGTTTTCA is part of the Leptospiraceae bacterium genome and encodes:
- the aspS gene encoding aspartate--tRNA ligase; its protein translation is MKSWVKENFKNRKWALDMKQTEVGKKVFLCGWAFRFRDQGGVIFIDLRDRTGIIQIVARKENLGDGFSIAENVRSEHVLAVEGILQRRSDESINPKLPTGEFELVIERIEDLNPSKTPPFALDEFDDSGEEIRLKYRYLEFRKDSLKDKIIKRHQFIFALREYLNSKGFLEIETPILNKSTPEGARDFLVPSRLHPGAYYALPQSPQIFKQILMVGGFEKYFQIVKCFRDEDLRADRQPEFTQLDMEFSFIDQEDIQSQIEEMVVHTFDKAFGLKVKAPFLRIDYKEAMEKYGSDKPDLRFGMQLHDVSDLVADSDFQVFTGALQKGGVVKAICVPGGSLISRKEIEDLTNWLGRDYRSKGLAYMKHGNEGLESTITKRFSSECLQKIAERLGSKAGDMLFFGADTPKIVNSSLGALRLKLSERFDTPAENSYHFSWVVNFPLFEKDEATGKIAAVHHPFTSPRDEDLEGASLEDLQAKKLDLLSKAYDLVLNGNEIGGGSIRIHSESIQEKVFELIGIGKEEAEAKFGFLLEALKYGAPPHGGIALGLDRVLMLMTGSQSIRDVIAFPKTQKGTCMMSECPTPVDEKQLAELKIRNIKI